The window CAAAAAATGGATGAAAAAGATCCACTCAAGTCATTTCGGTCAAAATTTTTCTTCCCGAAAGTAGAGGACAAAGAAGCAATCTACTTTTGTGGCAACTCACTTGGTTTACAACCCAAAACTACGCAAAATTATATTCAAAAAGAGTTGAGTAATTGGGCTGAGATGGCTGTTGATGGGCATTTCCACGGAGAAGATGCGTGGTATCATATTCGAAAAAAATCTAAACCAGCACTTGCCGAAATTGTAGGAGCACATGAGCACGAGGTGGTCGCGATGAATAATTTGACTTCAAACCTACACTTTTTGATGGTTTCATTCTATCGGCCAAATGCAAAACGATTTAAAATAATCACAGAAGCAGGAGCATTTCCTTCCGACATGTACATGTTGGAAACTCAAGTAAAATTTCATGGACTAGACCCCAATAAAGCAATTGTCGAATTAGCTCCTAGGGATGGAGAGCATACACTACGAACGGAGGATATTCTTCAATCGATCAAAGAACAAGGTGAGGAACTGGCTTTAGTAATGATGGCAGGGCTGCAATATTACACAGGTCAAGTTTTTGATATGAAAGCAATTGCTCAAGCCGTAAAAGATGAAGGAGCTTTTGTTGGATTTGATTTAGCTCATGCAGCTGGCAATGTTCCTTTGGCTTTACACGATTGGGGTGTGGATTTTGCTACATGGTGTAGTTATAAATACATGAACTCTGGTCCAGGGAATGTTTCGGGGATATTTGTTCATGAAAATCATGCTGAAAAACCTGACATGATACGTTTCGCAGGATGGTGGGGTCATGATGAAGGGGAGCGATTCAAAATGGAAAAAGGCTTCAAGCCTATGTTTGGTGCTGACGGTTGGCAACTTGCCAACTCTAATGTGTTGGCATTGGCAGCGCAT is drawn from Belliella baltica DSM 15883 and contains these coding sequences:
- the kynU gene encoding kynureninase codes for the protein MSNQINFEYSLDFAQKMDEKDPLKSFRSKFFFPKVEDKEAIYFCGNSLGLQPKTTQNYIQKELSNWAEMAVDGHFHGEDAWYHIRKKSKPALAEIVGAHEHEVVAMNNLTSNLHFLMVSFYRPNAKRFKIITEAGAFPSDMYMLETQVKFHGLDPNKAIVELAPRDGEHTLRTEDILQSIKEQGEELALVMMAGLQYYTGQVFDMKAIAQAVKDEGAFVGFDLAHAAGNVPLALHDWGVDFATWCSYKYMNSGPGNVSGIFVHENHAEKPDMIRFAGWWGHDEGERFKMEKGFKPMFGADGWQLANSNVLALAAHQASLDIFQQAGIKTLREKSETLTSYLEFLIQKISGNSGVLEIITPKNINERGCQLSLLVHKGGKAVFDEFYKNGIVGDWRNPNVIRIAPTPLYNSYEDVFRFAKILEQSLQKFA